The following is a genomic window from Desulfuromonas sp..
TAACTCATACGAGCAGTCGGTCTTCGCACCGGGCGCCTCAATGTGGTTTGCGACAACTGGCGGGCTCAACCTGACCATGGCATACAACTTCAACAAAGAAGAGACGGAGAACAAGATGTGTGTCGGCTGGTACCATGGCTGAGCGGGCGAAATCAATTCGGTCCAGTTTGGATCGATCTGTGACGACGTCGAACATACCCTTGAAGCACATACACTGTCTCTCACCGCTGACATGCCGGTCAACAAGAAGCTGAGCCTCAACTTTGCCGCGGCCTTCAGCCAGGCCGAAGAATCCATGGACGGCTTTAACTGGCAAACGCCGACCGGCTTTGATCCGGCAGCATCAGATGCGGCAACCACTTACACCAACGGTGCCCTGAACACATTCTACACCAACTGGACAGAGCTGAATGCCATGCTGCCGACCTACTCTGACTTGGATTACACCCAGCTCAATGTCAGCCTCGGCGGCACCTACAACTTCTCGGACAACCTCTACATGATGGCCAAGGCTCAGTACGAGAAGTTTGACGACGATCAGCCGTATGTCTATGGCGATCAGGATGGTACTGCAATCACTGGAAACATCGGAGTCGGCTACAACTTCTAATTCTTCATACTCCTAATATGTTTTTTGCCTTCGCCCGGCTACCACGGTAGCCGGGCTTTTTTTGTCTACAGATTGAATCCTTCTTGGTTTTCTTTCGCCATTCATGCTCTAATGGCGGATTATGCAAAAAAATCGGGACAACGACATGCCACTGGAACAGCTCAACAAAATCGAACGCCCGACCCGCTATCTCGGCGGCGAGCTCGGCTCGATCACCAAGGATCTGACAAAGGTCGATCTCCGCTTTGCGCTCGCCTTTCCCGACACCTACGAGATCGGGATGAGCCATCTCGGCTACGCCATTCTCTACCACATCCTCAATGATGTCGACTGGATCGCGGCCGAACGCTGCTACGCTCCCTGGCCCGACATGGAGGCGCTGCTCCGGGGCGAAAACGAGTCGTTGCGCAGCCTTGAAAACCAGCTGCCGCTGGCCGAGTTCGATATCGTCGGCTTCTCGCTGCAATATGAGCTCTCCTATACCAACATTCTCAACATGCTCGACCTCGCCAGCGTTCCGCGCCGCCGCGATCAGAGAAGCGACAACGACCCACTCGTTGTTGTCGGTGGCCCCTGCGCCTTCAACCCGGAACCGCTGGCCGATTTTATCGATTGCGCGATTATCGGTGACGCTGAAGAAGCTATTATCGAGCTGTGCGAGACCGTACGCCAGGCGAAGCAGGAGAACCTGTCCCGTCCGGAGCTGTATGATCGTCTCAGGCAGATTGAGGGTCTCTATATCCCGTCACTGTTCTCCGTCGATTACCATGATGACGGCACAATTGCCGCAATCAATTCAAACAGGGAGGATTACACCAGGGTCCGGCGCCGCTTCATAAACGATCTCGACCAGGCGCCCTTTCCGACCCGGCCGATCGTGCCATTCATGAACACGGTCCATAATCGGGTCGCCATGGAGGTTGCCCGCGGCTGTACCCGCGGCTGCCGTTTCTGCCAGGCCGGCTATATTTATCGCCCGGTGCGCGAACGCTCGCCGCAGAAAATTGTCAATCTGCTCTCTGCGGCACTCGGCAACAGCGGCTACGACGAAATTTCCCTGCTCTCACTGTCAACCGGCGACTACAGCTGTATCGAGCCGTTACTCAAGAATTTAATGACAAGCTATGCCGAGAACAACATCGCCGTCTCCCTGCCGAGTCTGCGCGTCGGCTCGTTGACGCCGGAACTGATGGAAGAGATCAGGAAAGTCCGCAAGACCGGCTTTACCCTGGCACCGGAGGCCGGTACCGAGCGCTTACGCAAGGTCATCAACAAGGGGATCAGCGAAGACGACCTGCTCGAGGCGACACGTAACGCTTTCGAACTCGGCTGGCGCCTGGTCAAACTCTATTTCATGATCGGGCTGCCGACCGAAACCGATGCCGACCTGGAAGCGATTATCGACCTCGCTCACCGCGCCAAGCGGACCGGCCGCGGCACCCAGGGGGGGGGCGATGTCAACGTCGCCGTCTCAACCTTCGTGCCGAAAGCGCACACGCCGTTCCAGTGGGAGCCACAAATCCCCCTCAAAGAGACCGAACGGCGCCAGAATCTGCTGAAGGATGCCTTGCGGCAGAAGAAACTCCGTTGCAAATGGCATGATGCCCCGCTGTCGATGCTCGAGGGGGTTTTTGCCCGCGGTGACCGCCGGCTCGTCCCGGTTCTCGAACGGGCGGTCGACCTCGGCTGCCGTTTCGACGGCTGGCGCGACCATTTCCGCTACGACCTCTGGCAGCAGGCCCTTTCCGAAACCGGGATCGATGCCGATTTTTACCTGCGCCGCCGCCGGCAGGACGAAACCCTGCCGTGGGACCATATCGATTGCGGCATCCCGAAAAGCCACCTGCTGAAAGAACGGGACAGGGCACTGACCGGAGAGGAGACTCCCGACTGCCGCCAGGGAGTCTGCAGCAATTGCGGTGTCTGCGATTTCGAAGCACTGCGCATGCGCTATGCCGAACCTGAATTATCTGACGCGTCGACGGCTGCTCCCGAGGAGTTGCCGGAAGCAAGCTGCAGGTATCGCCTGTTGCTGCGCAAGGATGGTCGAGCCCGACTGGTCGGCCACCTTGAGTACCTGACCGTCTTCAACCGGGCGGCCCGGCGGGCCGGTCTGCCCCTCCGCTATTCCGGCGGATTCCACCCGAAGCCTAAACTCTCATTTTCCGATGCCCTGCCGACCGGAGTTGCCAGCGACGCTGAAATCATCGATATCGAACTGTCGCGCCTCTGGCCTGCGGACCGACTGCGGGCAACCCTCAACGAACAGCTCCCCGAAGGTTTTGAAATCCTCGATTGCCGACAACTTTACTGGAAAACCGGGTCGCCCTCTGCTAGCATTGAAAAGTTGGTCTATGCAATCGAGTTTCCGGAAGTCACCGCCGAGCTGTCGCAGAAAATTGCGGACTTTCTTGAAAGCCCGTCGGTTCCGTTCACGAAAACGAAGAAAAACCGACCGCTTGAAATCGACCTGCGCCCGGACGTTGCCGACATCAACCTCGAAGGGAATCGGCTCGAGCTGACCTTGTACAAGGGTTCACCGTTTGGCGTTGCGGCGTGGCTGCTCGGAATCGACGAACCGAGCGCCCGGCAGCTGGCTGTCCGCAAGACCGCTGTCGTCCTGCACGACAAAGAGAACGAATAAGAACCGGATTTATTGATTTACGGTTTAGACTTTAGATTTTTAATACTTTCAACGAATTTAAAAGTAAGGCTGATCAAACAGCCTTGAATGCAAGGCGCCCGCCGAACCGAGGAGTGAGGCGTAGCAGCAGCTACGTCGCAGCGACGAGGTTCAAGGCAACGCCGCAGGCGAGGTTGTTTCATCAGCCGCCAATGAAAACACGGAGGAACCATGACCAAAGAACTGGTCATCAATACGACTTCACAGGAGACCCGGATCGCCCTGTTGGAGAGCAACCATATTGCCGAGCTCTACATCGAGCGGACCCGGGAAAAAGGGATCGTCGGCAATATCTACCTCGGCCGCGTCGCCCGGGTGCTGCCTGGCATGCAGGCTGCTTTTGTCGATATCGGGCTCGAGAAGGCGGCGTTTCTCTACGTTGCCGATGTCCTTGATGAAATCGAAGCGGTCGAGCACTTCATCGAGGGCGAAGATCATTATCACGGCCCGAGCGACGAGCCGGAGCCGGAAAGGCCACCTCTGCCGCCGATCGAGGAGCTCCTGCAGGAAGGCCAGGAGATTGTGGTCCAGGTCGCCAAGGAGCCGATCGGCACCAAGGGCGCCCGCATCACCTCGCACATCTCGCTACCGGGCCGCCATCTGGTCTACATGCCGACCGTCGACCATATCGGCATTTCGCGGCGCATCGAAAGTGAAGAAGAACGGGAGCGGCTGAAATCGATCGTCGAGGAACTCCGTCCGGAAGGGAGCGGCTTCATTGTCCGCACCGCCTCGGAAGGGAAGTCGGTTGAGGAGCTGCGGGCCGACATGGAGTTTCTGCTCGGGGTCTGGGAGGATATCGGGAAGCGCCAGGAGAACCGCGGTGCGACCGAACTGATCCACTCCGATCTCGATGTCACCAGCAAGGTGCTGCGCGACATCCTTTCCGAGGATGTCAGCCGGATCGTGGTCGATTCACGCGAGGAGCATGACAAGATCGTCCGTTTTCTCGGCACCTTTATGCCGAACATCAATTACAGCATCGAACTTTACGACGGCGGCGAGCCGATTTTCGATGCCTTCGGCCTTGAAGTCGAGATTGCCCGGGCGCTCGGGCGCAAGGTCTGGCTCAAGAGCGGCGGCTATATCATCATTGACCAGACCGAGGCGCTGACCGCCATCGATGTCAACACCGGCCGCTTTGTCGGCAAGCACAACCTTGAAGACACTATCCTCAAAACTAATCTCGAGGCGGTCAAGGAAGTCGCGTTTCAGCTCCGGCTGCGCAACATCGGCGGCCTGATTATTATCGACTTTATCGACATGGAGCGCGAAGCGCACCGCGACAAGGTTCACTCGGCGCTTGAAGAGGTCCTTAAAAATGACAAGAGCAAGACCAACATCCTCAAGATTTCCGAGCTCGGCCTGGTCGAGATGACCCGCAAACGTGTCCGGGAAAGTATCGGCCGAACCCTCTGCGAGCCCTGCCCCTATTGTGACGGCAAGGGCTACGTCAAGAGCCGGACCAGCATGGTCTACGAAATCTTCCGGGAACTGCGCCGGGATATCGGGAACATGCCGGGCTATCGCGTTACGTTGCTGGTCCATCCCGACATCGCCGCCCTGCTTTATGATGAGGAGAGAAACGGCATCGAGGAACTTGAACGACTGTTCGAAAAACAGATCGCCATCACCGCCCGAAACAACTTCCATCAGGAACAGTTTGAAATCGTAATCGGATAACCTGTTTTCTGAAACAATGAGCTCAAAAAAACGCCCCTGTTCCTCATCTGAAGGACAGGGGCGCTCGCGCTTTTAGTGTTGAGGATTAACTCAAAGAGCCCCGGGCAGCATCAAGCAAAGCAGCAATTGCATCGGCAACATTCCGGATATCGGCCAGATCTGCACCACTTTTTACAACTTGCGAAAAGGCAATTGCGGCATCGTTGATCGCAGTACCGATAAGCGTCGGATCTCCACTACTCAAGGCCGCAGTCGTATTTTCCACAATCGAGGTCAGAGTCACCTCTTTGCCATTCGGCATAGTCACCACCAGGCCACTCAGATTCAGGGCTGTCGAAAGTGACTGCAACACATCAAGGGGAGTCCTGGCCGCTTCGTTTACAAGAAGAGAAGGATTTTCTGCAGCCATCCTCACATTTTCTGCCGTTTGTTCCGACAGGGTTACCACGACACCACCAGAGCCAAAACCATCCGAGATCTGATCCATCCCGAAACTGCCACTGTTGACCGCCGTCTCCATAGTGGAGGCTGTCACCAGAACACCGGGAGAGATCTCCACGGAAGACGACCCACCTGATGCGATATCCGCTCCTGCTTCGGTCGATGTGACCAGTGGTTCGTAATTGATTGCACCCCCGGCACTCGAATCACTCACGGCAACAACAGGATTCGTTCCGGCCAGAGTCATTTCAGGAGCAAACAGGCAGAGAAAAAAAACCGCGGCAACCATTATATTTATGCTAGTTATTTTTTTACTCGAATCCATTAACTTCTCCTTCGTCACCGATTCCGGTGAGTCAAAATCTTCCGTCTTGCCCTTCACATTCCCGATTAGTCGCTAGAATGAAAAAGAGTAGCCGACATTCATTGCAAAAGCCGCCCCGAGACTTTTCTTTTCAGTAACATCATTAAAGCCTATCGTTACTGCCAGCGGGGAGTCGAAAGGAACGACACCGAAGCCGACATTCAATTGGCTGCCGGTCCAGCTTGAGGCCACAGAAAGTTTCGGGAGGACCTGGACGCCGACACTGCCGAACAGATTCAAATCATTATTGTCGGCAGCAATGTCGTTAATGGTTCGAAAGGTCCCGGTACCGACACCAAGACTGACCGACAAAGGATATTGGTGATCGGCCTCCGGGCGCAGGATGAATTTCTTGCTCGCCACA
Proteins encoded in this region:
- a CDS encoding B12-binding domain-containing radical SAM protein, encoding MPLEQLNKIERPTRYLGGELGSITKDLTKVDLRFALAFPDTYEIGMSHLGYAILYHILNDVDWIAAERCYAPWPDMEALLRGENESLRSLENQLPLAEFDIVGFSLQYELSYTNILNMLDLASVPRRRDQRSDNDPLVVVGGPCAFNPEPLADFIDCAIIGDAEEAIIELCETVRQAKQENLSRPELYDRLRQIEGLYIPSLFSVDYHDDGTIAAINSNREDYTRVRRRFINDLDQAPFPTRPIVPFMNTVHNRVAMEVARGCTRGCRFCQAGYIYRPVRERSPQKIVNLLSAALGNSGYDEISLLSLSTGDYSCIEPLLKNLMTSYAENNIAVSLPSLRVGSLTPELMEEIRKVRKTGFTLAPEAGTERLRKVINKGISEDDLLEATRNAFELGWRLVKLYFMIGLPTETDADLEAIIDLAHRAKRTGRGTQGGGDVNVAVSTFVPKAHTPFQWEPQIPLKETERRQNLLKDALRQKKLRCKWHDAPLSMLEGVFARGDRRLVPVLERAVDLGCRFDGWRDHFRYDLWQQALSETGIDADFYLRRRRQDETLPWDHIDCGIPKSHLLKERDRALTGEETPDCRQGVCSNCGVCDFEALRMRYAEPELSDASTAAPEELPEASCRYRLLLRKDGRARLVGHLEYLTVFNRAARRAGLPLRYSGGFHPKPKLSFSDALPTGVASDAEIIDIELSRLWPADRLRATLNEQLPEGFEILDCRQLYWKTGSPSASIEKLVYAIEFPEVTAELSQKIADFLESPSVPFTKTKKNRPLEIDLRPDVADINLEGNRLELTLYKGSPFGVAAWLLGIDEPSARQLAVRKTAVVLHDKENE
- a CDS encoding Rne/Rng family ribonuclease (involved in the processing of the 5'end of 16S rRNA), which produces MTKELVINTTSQETRIALLESNHIAELYIERTREKGIVGNIYLGRVARVLPGMQAAFVDIGLEKAAFLYVADVLDEIEAVEHFIEGEDHYHGPSDEPEPERPPLPPIEELLQEGQEIVVQVAKEPIGTKGARITSHISLPGRHLVYMPTVDHIGISRRIESEEERERLKSIVEELRPEGSGFIVRTASEGKSVEELRADMEFLLGVWEDIGKRQENRGATELIHSDLDVTSKVLRDILSEDVSRIVVDSREEHDKIVRFLGTFMPNINYSIELYDGGEPIFDAFGLEVEIARALGRKVWLKSGGYIIIDQTEALTAIDVNTGRFVGKHNLEDTILKTNLEAVKEVAFQLRLRNIGGLIIIDFIDMEREAHRDKVHSALEEVLKNDKSKTNILKISELGLVEMTRKRVRESIGRTLCEPCPYCDGKGYVKSRTSMVYEIFRELRRDIGNMPGYRVTLLVHPDIAALLYDEERNGIEELERLFEKQIAITARNNFHQEQFEIVIG